From Microbacterium invictum, the proteins below share one genomic window:
- a CDS encoding DUF6153 family protein: protein MLTIRSLQLSRFMLARLLMSCAAALAIIVGLLAMHTFAPPAAHSTSQSISSATLQADHSQVTTEATGAAAVCETDCRSGAPAPLPDHSGVMAFCVLALLAVVLLVGPTTALSIVRSPRISTAFLSLLSGAMAFARPPSLTALSISRT from the coding sequence TTGCTGACCATCCGCTCGCTCCAACTATCGCGGTTCATGCTCGCCCGGTTGCTGATGTCGTGCGCGGCTGCGCTGGCGATCATCGTTGGCCTGCTGGCCATGCACACCTTCGCCCCTCCTGCAGCGCACTCGACGAGCCAGTCGATTTCATCAGCAACGTTGCAGGCAGACCACTCTCAAGTTACGACAGAAGCGACCGGCGCCGCCGCGGTCTGCGAGACCGACTGCCGCAGTGGCGCGCCCGCACCGTTGCCTGATCACTCCGGAGTGATGGCATTCTGTGTTCTGGCTCTGTTGGCCGTCGTGCTGCTCGTCGGGCCAACCACCGCGCTATCCATCGTGAGGTCGCCGCGGATTTCTACCGCCTTCCTTTCGCTCTTGTCGGGTGCGATGGCATTCGCACGGCCGCCATCGCTCACGGCACTGTCGATCAGCCGAACCTGA